One part of the Prunus persica cultivar Lovell chromosome G5, Prunus_persica_NCBIv2, whole genome shotgun sequence genome encodes these proteins:
- the LOC18775923 gene encoding uncharacterized protein LOC18775923: protein MSKPEAETHPDQLVNNNNNPCLDLFYNVGEEDVHDPAQMEASCNYVKQVLPLAWSHNPITALKLVCNLLDGKFNLSAFYTAAFWLHHNHPKTLLCNLASIVRSFEAFSNSMNIVYHILREGQDIYKTTRRRGYNRYQLLHKAVKRYKHDRDYQLLHDQVSDILAEMFKSDMEKLKFKEAAEEQNKNNKLKQLSESDNDDRITMAACDIHSAVSTFADYNPDYSITLLLENIARKFFPPEEYHKLELGGGHGKGKRAKAKDADRVMVKRLKDEVLPSLKKAYFAQDYPPDEASAVETYLEKVKASCCCSGSAGKISSSSSLLADALLPHEITGYVHHWNLGRAAELQWKSMVEDVYSKQGKFKNWLAVCDVHLKFMDDEVSLEVSIALGLLLSELSEEPWKGKVIQFSDEPQLHSIQGGDDLRYKYEFVRRMNCSVDLDFEKLFDLILQVAVNENLKPDQMIKKVLVLSHRDFDSANAAETSWEIDYQAIQSKYKEKGYGDVVPHVVFWTLSEYNPEKPVAPRTQPGLSILNGFSNNLLKLFLDNEGEIGPDHLMELAISDERYQAFTIVD, encoded by the coding sequence ATGTCGAAGCCAGAGGCAGAGACACACCCTGATCAGCttgtcaacaacaacaacaacccaTGCCTTGATCTCTTTTACAACGTCGGGGAAGAAGACGTTCACGACCCGGCCCAGATGGAGGCCTCGTGTAATTATGTGAAGCAAGTGCTACCTCTGGCCTGGTCCCACAATCCCATAACCGCCCTCAAGCTCGTCTGCAACCTACTGGATGGAAAGTTCAATCTCTCTGCCTTCTACACGGCTGCGTTTTGGctccaccacaaccaccccaAGACACTATTGTGCAACCTGGCGTCTATTGTCCGGTCCTTCGAGGCTTTTTCCAACTCAATGAACATTGTGTACCACATCCTTCGAGAAGGCCAAGACATTTACAAGACTACTCGCCGTCGGGGCTACAACCGTTATCAATTGTTGCACAAGGCTGTTAAGCGGTACAAGCATGACCGCGATTATCAATTGTTGCACGACCAGGTTTCGGATATTTTGGCCGAGATGTTCAAGTCTGATatggagaaattgaaattcaagGAGGCGGCGGAGGAgcagaacaaaaacaacaaattgaAGCAATTATCTGAATCTGATAATGACGACAGAATAACCATGGCCGCATGCGATATACATTCTGCCGTGTCAACATTCGCGGATTACAACCCCGACTACAGCATCACTTTGCTGCTTGAAAACATTGCCAGGAAGTTTTTCCCGCCAGAAGAATATCACAAATTAGAATTAGGTGGAGGTCATGGTAAAGGAAAACGGGCCAAGGCCAAAGATGCCGACAGAGTCATGGTCAAGCGGCTCAAGGATGAGGTTTTGCCCTCCTTGAAGAAGGCCTACTTTGCCCAGGATTATCCGCCAGACGAGGCCAGTGCTGTTGAGACCTATTTGGAGAAGGTGAAAGCCAGCTGCTGCTGCAGTGGCAGTGCTGGCAAGATTTCGTCCTCCTCGTCCTTGTTGGCGGATGCTCTGCTTCCGCATGAGATCACAGGCTACGTGCACCATTGGAATTTAGGCCGCGCTGCTGAGCTCCAGTGGAAGTCAATGGTGGAGGACGTCTACTCAAAGCAGGGCAAGTTCAAAAACTGGTTGGCTGTATGTGATGTCCACCTCAAATTCATGGACGACGAGGTCTCCTTGGAGGTCTCCATTGCTTTGGGACTCTTGCTGTCTGAACTGAGTGAAGAGCCATGGAAAGGAAAGGTGATCCAATTCAGTGATGAGCCTCAGCTACATTCCATACAAGGCGGCGACGATCTTAGGTACAAGTACGAGTTTGTGAGGAGGATGAACTGCAGTGTCGACCTTGATTTTGAGAAGctgtttgatttgattctcCAAGTGGCTGTGAATGAGAACTTGAAGCCGGATCAGATGATCAAGAAGGTGTTGGTGTTGAGTCACCGGGACTTTGACAGTGCCAATGCGGCCGAAACTTCTTGGGAGATTGATTACCAGGCAATACAGAGCAAGTATAAGGAGAAAGGGTACGGGGATGTTGTGCCACACGTGGTGTTTTGGACTTTGTCAGAGTACAACCCGGAGAAGCCGGTGGCGCCTCGTACACAACCGGGGTTGTCCATTCTCAATGGCTTCTCTAACAATCTGCTCAAGCTCTTCCTCGACAATGAAGGCGAAATTGGCCCCGACCATCTCATGGAATTAGCCATATCCGATGAACGTTATCAAGCTTTCACTATAGTGGACTGA
- the LOC18777050 gene encoding uncharacterized protein LOC18777050, which translates to MSKPEAETHPDQLVNNNNNPCLDLFYNVGEEDVHDRAQMEASCNYVKQVLPLAWSHNPLTALKLVCNLLDGKFNLSAFYTAAFWLHHNHPKTLLCNLASIVRSFEAFSNSMNIVYHILREGQDIYKTTRRRGYNRYQLLHKAVKRYKHDRDYQLLHDQVSDILAEMFKSDMEKLKFKEAAEEQNKNNKLKQLSESDNDDRITMAACDIHSAVSTFADYNPDYSITLLLENIARKFFPPEEYHKLELGGGHGKGKRAKAKDADRVMVKRLKDEVLPSLKKAYFAQDYPPDEASAVETYLEKVKASCCCSGSAGKISSSSSLLADALLPHEITGYVHHWNLGRAAELQWKSMVEDVYSKQGKFKNWLAVCDVHPKFMDDEVSLEVSIALGLLLSELSEEPWKGKVIQFSREPQLHSIQGGDDLRYKYEFVRRMTCGVDLDFEKLFDLILQVAVNENLKPDQMIKKVLVLSHADFDRASAAETSWKIDYQAIQSKYKEKGYGDVVPHMVFWTLSKYNPEKPVAPRTQPGVSILNGFSNNLLKHFLNNEGEIGPDYLMELAISDERYQALTVVD; encoded by the coding sequence ATGTCGAAGCCAGAGGCAGAGACACACCCTGATCAGCttgtcaacaacaacaacaacccaTGCCTTGATCTCTTTTACAACGTCGGGGAAGAAGACGTTCACGACCGGGCCCAGATGGAGGCCTCGTGTAATTATGTGAAGCAAGTGCTACCTCTGGCCTGGTCCCACAATCCCCTAACCGCCCTCAAGCTCGTCTGCAACCTACTGGATGGAAAGTTCAATCTCTCTGCCTTCTACACGGCTGCGTTTTGGctccaccacaaccaccccaAGACACTATTGTGCAACCTGGCGTCTATTGTCCGGTCCTTCGAGGCTTTTTCCAACTCAATGAACATTGTGTACCACATCCTTCGAGAAGGCCAAGACATTTACAAGACTACTCGCCGTCGGGGCTACAACCGTTATCAATTGTTGCACAAGGCTGTTAAGCGGTACAAGCATGACCGCGATTATCAATTGTTGCACGACCAGGTTTCGGATATTTTGGCCGAGATGTTCAAGTCTGATatggagaaattgaaattcaagGAGGCGGCGGAGGAgcagaacaaaaacaacaaattgaAGCAATTATCTGAATCTGATAATGACGACAGAATAACCATGGCCGCATGCGATATACATTCTGCCGTGTCAACATTCGCGGATTACAACCCCGACTACAGCATCACTTTGCTGCTTGAAAACATTGCCAGGAAGTTTTTCCCGCCAGAAGAATATCACAAATTAGAATTAGGTGGAGGTCATGGTAAAGGAAAACGGGCCAAGGCCAAAGATGCCGACAGAGTCATGGTCAAGCGGCTCAAGGATGAGGTTTTGCCCTCCTTGAAGAAGGCCTACTTTGCCCAGGATTATCCGCCAGACGAGGCCAGTGCTGTTGAGACCTATTTGGAGAAGGTGAAAGCCAGCTGCTGCTGCAGTGGCAGTGCTGGCAAGATTTCGTCCTCCTCGTCCTTGTTGGCGGATGCTCTGCTTCCGCATGAGATCACAGGCTACGTGCACCATTGGAATTTAGGCCGCGCTGCTGAGCTCCAGTGGAAGTCAATGGTGGAGGACGTCTACTCAAAGCAGGGCAAGTTTAAAAACTGGTTGGCTGTATGTGAtgtccaccccaaattcatggACGACGAGGTCTCCTTGGAGGTCTCCATTGCTTTGGGACTCTTGCTGTCTGAACTGAGTGAAGAGCCATGGAAAGGAAAGGTGATCCAATTCAGTCGTGAGCCTCAGCTACATTCCATACAAGGCGGCGACGATCTTAGGTACAAGTACGAGTTTGTGAGGAGGATGACCTGCGGTGTCGACCTTGATTTTGAGAAGctgtttgatttgattctcCAAGTGGCTGTGAATGAGAACTTGAAGCCGGATCAGATGATCAAGAAGGTGTTAGTGTTGAGTCACGCGGACTTTGATCGTGCCAGTGCGGCCGAAACTTCTTGGAAGATTGATTACCAGGCAATACAGAGCAAGTATAAGGAGAAAGGGTACGGGGATGTTGTGCCACACATGGTGTTTTGGACTTTGTCAAAGTACAACCCGGAGAAGCCGGTGGCGCCTCGTACACAACCGGGGGTGTCCATTCTCAATGGCTTCTCTAACAATCTGCTCAAGCACTTTCTCAACAATGAAGGCGAAATTGGTCCCGACTATCTCATGGAATTAGCTATCTCTGATGAACGTTATCAAGCTCTCACTGTAGTGGACTGA